Proteins co-encoded in one Garra rufa chromosome 7, GarRuf1.0, whole genome shotgun sequence genomic window:
- the LOC141337989 gene encoding uncharacterized protein: MEDLLENIGKAQYITMLDQFSTEFQVAFSSDTDPFGAVLHVTIPLLLPNVMKTSPQACLQGKKNNDFFCGGARATEDQDGAIGMAEPDRASWMEGPGAAGGIQDPLNPPCLQWKLERMDDEDVFSAGTDGLSAFVMDGDSVTLHTKVETKLQEDIKWYFFDTRIAQITGDLSFICTDVQCNNDTERFRDRLKLDHQTGSLTIRDIRTTDTGLYELKIITTISNGEKTFNVTVHGVSTAQRDDMQRKSVKEKESVTLVPGVMKNPNDLMTWHFNGICIAEISEEPRQICTDVQCKDGDERFRDRLKLDHQTGSLTITNTTITDSGVYQLQISSSRFTIVRSFSVTVTDPGMSWPAVAGICAAAAAVGVLLLVTLYLLCCPRKDTRMEHSDQVNGVIQLSPKQNGIPLVDDGSEMPSNHTDALMNTTNDLSSDHNETEPAAASEV, from the exons ATGGAAGATCTGCTGGAGAATATTGGAAAAGCCCAGTACATCACCATGCTAGACCAGT TCTCAACAGAATTCCAGGTTGCCTTCTCCTCTGACACTGACCCTTTTGGTGCTGTCTTGCATGTAACCATCCCACTGCTGCTACCAAATGTGATGAAGACAAGCCCACAAGCTTGCctacagggaaaaaaaaacaatgactttTTCTGTGGTggagccagagcgacagaggaccaAGATGGAGCTATAGGGATGGCAGAGCCTGACAGAGCCAGTTGGATGGAGGGACCAGGTGCAGCTGGAGGA ATCCAGGATCCTCTGAATCCTCCTTGCCTTCAGTGGAAACTGGAGAGGATGGATGATGAGG ATGTTTTTAGTGCTGGCACCGATGGACTGTCAGCATTTGTGATGGATGGAGATTCAGTCACTCTACACACTAAAGTTGAAACAAAACTGCAAGAAGATATAAAATGGTATTTTTTCGACACTAGAATAGCTCAAATCACTGGAGATCTCAGTTTTATCTGCACAGATGTTCAGTGTAATAATGATACTGAGAGATttagagacagactgaagctggatcaTCAAACCGGATCTCTTACTATCAGAGACATCAGAACCACAGACACGGGACTTTATGAATTAAAGATTATCACTACCATAAGCAACGGCGAAAAGACCTTCAATGTTACTGTTCATG GAGTTTCTACAGCTCAACGAGATGATATGCAGAGAAAGTCAGTGAAGGAGAAAGAATCTGTGACTTTAGTTCCTGGTGTAATGAAAAACCCTAACGATTTGATGACGTGGCATTTTAATGGAATTTGCATCGCTGAAATCAGCGAAGAACCCAGACAGATCTGTACAGATGTTCAGTGTAAAGATGGCGATGAGAggttcagagacagactgaagctggatcatcagactggatctctgaccatcacaaacaccaCAATCACAGATTCTGGAGTTTATCAACTACAGATCAGCAGCAGCAGATTCACCATAGTTAGGAGCTTCAGTGTTACAGTCACTG ATCCAGGTATGTCTTGGCCTGCTGTAGCAGGAATatgtgctgctgctgctgctgttggtgtTCTGCTGCTGGTGACTCTTTATTTACTGTGCTGTCCAAGAAAAG aCACCAGGATGGAGCACAGTGATCAG GTGAATGGTGTTATTCAATTGTCACCTAAACAGAATGGCATTCCACTGGTGGATGATGGCAGTGAGATGCCTTCTAATCACACTGATGCGCTGATGAACACTACCAATGACTTGTCCTCTGATCACAATGAAACTGAACCTGCAGCTGCCAGTGaggtgtaa
- the LOC141337990 gene encoding SLAM family member 9-like: MQDYYQLSSFPKGSAHCNMAEVLPLPLSLLSSSLRSPSILHLCAGSWLACQSPLALPLKDASSLPPVLDSASARQLSSSTMPLASTSLPSPGVFGAKTNEILSVMEGDYVTLNTDVTEIHENENGHILWNFGPENYLISKIRGKKHISIFDVPDGRFRDRLKLDNQTGSLTITNISTQHAGDYKLKISGAKQSSKTFSVSVYARLPVPVISSNSSQCSSSSSSSQQNCSLLCSVGNVSDVTLSWYKGNSLLSSISVSDLSISLSLPLEVEYQDKNTYSCVLNNPISNQTQHDINITQLCQPCPNSPLKVLISSAAVGFILIVAVIGIFWICRKYRRVDREGKSQICDEEITYAETTFFKRSTRKLKVKKEDSVAYVAVVMR; encoded by the exons ATGCAAGACTATTACCAACTGTCCAGCTTTCCTAAGGGCTCCGCCCACTGCAACATGGCTGAAG TCCTGCCTCTGCCTCTTTCACTGTTGTCTAGCAGCCTCCGCTCACCCTCAATCCTCCATTTGTGTGCTGGTTCGTGGCTGGCCTGCCAGTCTCCATTGGCATTACCGCTGAAGGATGCCTCGTCTCTACCTCCAGTCCTGGACTCTGCCTCAGCCCGTCAACTCAGCAGCTCCACCATGCCTCTAGCTTCAACCTCTCTGCCATCGCCAG GTGTGTTCGGGGccaaaacaaatgaaatattgtcagtgatggagggagattaTGTTACTCTAAACACTGATGTTACTGAAATACATGAAAATGAAAATGGCCACATACTGTGGAACTTTGGACCCGAAAACTATTTGATCTCTAAAATCAGAGGAAAGAAACACATCTCTATATTTGATGTtcctgatgggagattcagagacagactgaagctggacaatcaaactggatctctgaccatcacaaacatctCAACTCAACATGCTGGAGATTATAAACTAAAGATAAGTGGAGCCAAACAATCATCAAAAACATTCAGTGTGTCTGTCTATG CTCGTTTGCCTGTTCCCGTCATCAGCAGTAACTCTTCACAAtgctcttcatcatcatcatcatcacagcaGAATTGTTCACTGCTGTGTTCAGTGGGTAATGTGAGTGATGtaactctctcctggtacaaaggaaacagtttattgtccagcatcagtgtgtctgatctcagcatcagtctctctctacctctggaggtggaatatcaggataaaaacacgtacagctgtgtgctcaacaatcccatcagcaaccagactcaACACGACATCAACATCACTCAACTCTGTCAGCCATGTCCAA ACTCACCtctaaaagtattgatttcttctGCTGCTgttggatttatattgattgtAGCTGTAATTGGGATCTTCTGGATCTGTAGGAAATACCGAAGAGTTGATCGAGAAGGTAAGT CTCAGATTTGTGATGAAGAAATTACGTATGCCGAGACAACGTTCTTCAAAAGAAGCACACGCAAATTG AAAGTCAAAAAGGAGGATAGCGTGGCGTATGTAGCTGTCGTCATGAGATGA
- the LOC141337991 gene encoding SLAM family member 5-like, translating to MCIGNTAGVFVALTDEIHSVLEGDSVLLRMDVTKIQDDDNILWKFGADHYLIAKVNRDKQIFSTYDSPDGRFKDRLKLDKPTGSLIITDISTQHAGVYQFEIIGAKWSSKTFRVFVYGRLPTPNITRDSSQNRSSSSYCSLVCSVVNVSNVTLSWYKGNSLLSNISVSDLSNSLSLPLEVEYQDKNTYSCVLNNPISNQTQHLDISKFCHTVSLIVLVSAAGSLLIVAAVVMCCFCRTFRKTVTAVKTPEEDRTDSSKSRKPNSKADAVYQNVPKKR from the exons ATGTGTATCGGCAACACAGCAG gtGTTTTTGTTGCTCTGACAGATGAAATACATTCAGTGTTAGAGGGAGATTCTGTTCTTTTACGCATGGATGTTACTAAAATACAAGACGACGACAATATACTGTGGAAATTTGGAGCTGACCATTATCTCATAGCTAAAGTCAACAGAGATAAGCAAATCTTCTCCACATATGATAGTCCTGATGGACGATTTaaagacagactgaagctggacaaaCCAACTGGATCTCTGATCATCACAGACATCTCAACTCAACATGCTGGAGTTTATCAATTCGAGATAATTGGTGCAAAATGGTCATCTAAAACATTCCGTGTTTTTGTTTATG GTCGTCTACCCACTCCTAACATTACCAGAGATTCATCACAAAATCGTTCATCGTCATCATATTGTTCATTggtgtgttcagtggtgaatgtgagtaatgtgactctctcctggtacaaaggaaacagtttattgtccaacatcagtgtgtctgatctcagcaacagtctctctctacctctggaggtggaatatcaggataaaaacacctacagctgtgtgctcaacaatcccatcagcaaccagactcaACATCTGGACATCAGCAAATTTTGTCACACAG TGTCACTGATAGTGCTGGTTTCCGCtgctggatctctgttgattgtgGCTGCCGTTGTGATGTGCTGCTTCTGCAGGACATTTCGAAAAACTG TTACTGCAGTTAAGACACCGGAGGAAGACAGAACTGATTCATCCAAATCTCGAAAACCC AATTCAAAGGCGGATGCTGTGTATCAGAATGTCCCCAAAAAACGATGA